The window tcatgctagaattgtattaaccggaaacttagtacatgtgtgaatacatagacaaacagagtgtcactagtatgcctctacttaactagctcgttaatcaaagatggttaagtttcctagccatggacaagagttgtcatttgatgaacgggatcacatcattagagaatgatgtgattgacttgacccattcgttagcttagcactatgatcgtttagtttattgctattgctttatccataacttatattcctatgactatgagattatgcaactcccgaatatcggaggaacacttagtgtgctatcaaatgtcacaacgtaactgggtgactataaagatgctctacaggtgtctccggtggtgtttgttgagttggcatagatcgagattaggatttgtcactccgtgtatcagagaggtatctctgggccctctcggtaatgcacatcactataagccttgcaggcaatgtgactaatgagttagttacgggatgttgcattatagaacgagtaaagagacttgccagtaacgagattgaactaggtattgagataccgacgatcgaatctcgggcaagtaacataccgatgacaaagggaacaacgtatattggtatgcagtttgaccgatagagatcttcatagaatatgtaggaaccaatatgagcatccaggttccgctactggttattgaccggagatgagtctcggtcatgtctacatagttctcgaacccgtagggtccgcacgcttaacgttcggtgacgatcggtattatgagtttatgtgttttgatgtaccaaaggtagttcggagtcccggatatgatcgcagacatgacgaggagtctcaaaatggtcgagacataaatatcgatatattagaaggctatgtttggacatcggaatggttccggatgagttcggccatttaccggagtaccggggagttaccgaaACCCCCGagtaagtgtatgggccttattggggcttagtgagagagagaggaggaggcggccaaggtggagggcgcccccccccccccaagcccaatccgaattgggtggggcggcccccccttttccttccctctctctcccccttccttcctctcctacttcaactagggaagggggaatcctactcccaccggaagtaggactccccccttgggcgcgccatgagagggccggccctccccctcctccactcctttatataggggggaggggcaccccatagacacataagttgattgtttagccgtgtgcagtgcccccctccacagatttccacctcggtcatatcattgtagagcttaggcgaagccctgcgtcggtaacttcatcatcaccgtcgtgctgacgaaactctccctcgacctcggttggatctagagttcgtgggacgtcactgagctgaacgtgtgcagatcgcggaggtgtcgtaccttcggtgctaggatcggtcggatcgtgaagacgtacaactacatcaactgcgttgtcataatgtttccgctttcggtctacgaggatacgtggacaacactctcccctctcgttgatatgcatcacctagatggatcttgcgtgtgcatatgttttttttaattattgcgttccccaacaagcgCTGCCTGNNNNNNNNNNNNNNNNNNNNNNNNNNNNNNNNNNNNNNNNNNNNNNNNNNNNNNNNNNNNNNNNNNNNNNNNNNNNNNNNNNNNNNNNNNNNNNNNNNNNNNNNNNNNNNNNNNNNNNNNNNNNNNNNNNNNNNNNNNNNNNNNNNNNNNNNNNNNNNNNNNNNNNNNNNNNNNNNNNNNNNNNNNNNNNNNNNNNNNNNNNNNNNNNNNNNNNNNNNNNNNNNNNNNNNNNNNNNNNNNNNNNNNNNNNNNNNNNNNNNNNNNNNNNNNNNNNNNNNNNNNNNNNNNNNNNNNNNNNNNNNNNNNNNNNNNNNNNNNNNNNNNNNNNNNNNNNNNNNNNNNNNNNNNNNNNNNNNNNNNNNNNNNNNNNNNNNNNNNNNNNNNNTGAGGGCAAACCAGACCTCCCAATGGGGAGAGTCTGCTGCGTACTCGGGCATCCGCCGCTGCTCCGGTGTGagccgcgtccggcgcctgcgcacCTTCTCGTCGTGCGCCTGCTGTGACCACAGCACCGCCGGCACCGATATCCGTTGTGGATCGAGCTATCAGTCGTGCGATAACGTCACGTAGGGGTACGACAACGGTTGCCTGAACTCCGAGTTCCACCGTGCTTGATGCACCGGAACGTGCATCCGCTGCCTTGTCGGGAGGGGGGGAGGCACGTcggtggcggcggaggaggaagcgTCGGGGGTGAACTTTCCCTTGCTCTTGCCGGAGCTGCTGAATAAACACATGGCTAGGGTTTGCTTGTTGCCAACGAGGAAGCACGCGGGGGCAGCTAGATGTGGACGACAGTGGAAGTGGATGAGTCCCCCCCCCCACGCTTGAATAAACCCATGGCTAGGGTTTCATTGGTTGACGCGTAGGCCCGGTGTCGTTGGCCGCTATTAATTAATATTATCGCGTTTGGTCGTTGGTTGCCCGCCATGTGGGATTGTGCCGGACACCAAGGGAACACGCTGCGTGTCCATTTCATGTCCGTGACGACGCATTTCAAACCCAAATTTGAGCTTTAAATGGGTCGGCGCGGACATAAAACGGACACGTTTTGAATTTGAGTCCATGTTTGGGCCGGCGTTTTCGTTTGCGGTGACCAAATGAACTTggacggacgaaatgggtcgcttgGTTGGAGTTGCTTTCAATGAAGTAGAAGTTCACAGCCCTACTATTTCTGAACCCATCAAATTTGCGCAGAATCTCGGTTGTCCGCCCTCTCGCTCACGCTTCAAACGGTTCAAGACCGGAACTGATACATGCACACATACAGTTCCGGTGAACCAAAATTCGTCCAAGCGATGGGTCCTTTCTGAGAGGCGCCTGGGGTGAACCAGGTCTAGGCAGAAGCCAGCGGGTACGACGCCGCCTCGGCCAACGGTAGGCGTGGACTGTGGTTGACGAGCAGTAGGTCTGGGTCACGGCCCTTCTCCCCAACAGCAACAGGCGAATCTCTCTGGGTTTCAGTGCCCCTGCGCGCGAGACAAGGCATCTCTGATTTTCCTACCGGATTTGCCTGCCGACACTCCAGGCCGCAGCGCCTGACCAAATCCACCGCTCACTGCCTAGAGCATCTCCAATTCTTATTTTCTTTCCATTTTCTTTTAGCATCTCCCCTCTCCACCCttcactccagcctccagtctCCAGTGGAGCAACCACCTGCTCTTTTCGGACCTTCCATAAATAAAATCCCAACTACTTTTCTCTCCCCAACGAAAAAAAAAATACTATACCGAATCCTACTGCGATTTTTAGCCTATCCATTCACCAACGTACGCCTTCAGAAAACAaagaccaaaagaaaacaaagatcTCATTCCGGCGATGAGAAAAAGCCGGCTCCTTGGCGCCGGTTCCAGCGGATTCCTTTTTCGAAAGGAAATAGTAGTACTATAGCAAGTAGCAACGCACATGACCCTGATCTGACCGGCCGGCGTGAGGACACGAGTCGTCTTTGGCAAGCGTCCGTCCGCCCAAGGGATCCCCACCGACAGCTCGCCCAGATCTCGATTTCTTTATCTCATCGCCTCGCCTCGCCCCCAGCAAATTATTTTGTTACGTGTACTACGTATACTACAAGCTGCTGGTAGTACATTACTATAAAATAATATTttctttgctgctgctgctgctgcttagtCCCCGTCCTGCCACTGCCAAGAGGAGCCTGAGTAATCAGCCCAGCTTGTGAAGAGAGTGACCCCTCACCAGTTAAGGTGTGCAGTGCGGTGCACACATCAAGGCGTTCATTCAATTGCGTCTTACTTCCACAACCATTGCTCTTCCCAATTTCTGTATGTACTTGTGCGATTTTCATGCCAGAAACTAACAACAACAAAACGACTACAATACTATACTTGCGGTGTACCATCCTTGTACGTGAAGAGGCAGTAATGCACGGCGGCAATGGCAAGAGATGCACGCACCAGCAATTAGTGGCTTGTCAGTACTACTGATGCATATTGAAGTAGCCGCAGCTAGCCTGGCAGCACtgggttttgtttttgtttagagCAAGCTAGCTAGCCATGTCAGGCGTCGCCGTACTGTTTGTCGCAAAAATTTAATTTATATATATCAGGCTATCGTGGCACCAACAACATTCCCAACCCCTACTGCTTTGTCGGCCTCACTAGCTAGCTCCTAATCAAATCCTGTTTGATAATATTGCTGGTGTGGTTAGATTTGGGTGGATGGCTAGCGTAGCTAGCCAGGAATCATCATCCCATTATAATACATGCTACAAGGATCTTGCAGGTGACGCATGTCCTGGGACGCAGTGGATAGAGTTTTTAAAGCACGGTCGGTAGTATACTTCGGAGAAAAAATAGAGAAAAACGGCGTACATTCAGAGCAACGGGCATCTACTATATGCTAGACGTACGTGGTCGTACCTTTCCCCGTCCCCGCCACATGCGGCATGGCCGTCTTCttcccctccacttcaagtatccaACCAACCCTCTCCCCCACGTAGCTACTACTCCCAAACTATTATCCATTCCACAGAGGCAGGCACGCAGAATGGAAAAAAAGGGAGAAACTCAAAGAAAGACGCATGCCCAAACACAGGCAGGAGCACCCGAATCGCATGGCTTTGCTTCAAGCTTGGAGCAACGGCAACCGCTCACTTCTGCAAAGCTAGCCAAGCAAagcaacggaggaggaggaggcaaaagTTAGCTAGCCTGGCTAGGAGAACTGTCGCCCTCTTTGCATTATTGGCACCTGCGCAGTAAAATCTCTCTCGCTACGTACGTGGACGCAGTTCGAGAAGCCATCCATCTAGAGACGACCGTGCCTGGTGCGCCCCAGATGGCTGGCGATCCCAGATCTACTGCACCAAAAGTTAATGCTCGCCGGCCGGCCGGACAGTAACAAAATGAGGAGGCGCACGAGCCCAGCTGCAGCCGAGCCCCACGGGGTGCAGGGTACAGGGTACAGAGGCGAGTGAAGTGGAGTGGCCACCACACACGGCCTCCACTGTAAGCGGCGCACCTAGAACCAGAGCCGGAGCCAACCCATCCGATAGCGGCAACGAGACCAAACCGAAAAGACGGGCCAAGGGGGCGACGAAAGCTACGCCCCAACCACCACCCCGACCCCTCCCTCCGTTTCACTTCATCATAACATAGCGCCGTGCCATCGCTCACCACCGCCCCGGACGGACATCATTCATTCATTCGCAGTACCACCACCACCTTCGTCTCCCCCCTCTCCACCCACACTCCCTCCAATTGAGAAACAGCCCCGTCGTCCTCCTCCGGCCATTGCCGTCGCGAACTAGGCAGCAAGGAGGCGGCCGGCGAAAGGCGGCGGCAGGATGTTCGGGCGGGACCCGTGGGGCGGGACGCTGGAGATCTCGAACGCGGACTCGGCGACGGACGACGACCGGAGCCGGGACCTGGACCGGGGCGCCATGATGCGGCACCAGCTGGACGAGACGCAGCAGAGCTGGCTGCTGGCCGGCCCGGGCGACCAGgccgggaagaagaagaagaagtacgtGGACATCGGCTGCATGGTCATCGACCGCAAGATCTTCATGTGGACCATCGGCCTCATCCTCGGCGTCGGCCTCTTCGTCGGCTTCGTCATGATGATCGTCAAGCTCGTCCCGCAcaagaagccgccgccgccgccccccgacCAGTACACCCTCGCGCTCCACAAGGCGCTCATGTTCTTCAACGCCCAGCGATGTGAGTTTtcccagctgcttcttcttcttcttccttttttcacCTGCATCTTTTTTACTACCTTTGCTTCGATTTCCACCTCTTGTTCGTCCCTTCCCTCTCCCTGCACTGCACCGGCCCGAGAACAGATCCGCTTTTGCGTGGTGCCAACGGGGGGGCATGCAAACAATTCTAGTTATTGTAGCTCTTTGTCCTCCTATCGCCTCCTCGCCACCTCATCATGTCCTCCTACATTTAGCATGTCTGGGATGGTGAGATCTGGCTGAGTTACTACGTATGCCCATATTTTACCGGAAGAAACTTCACCTTGGGAAAAGTAACTATTGTCTCCATACGTATCTGAAAAAGTATAGGCAAAAGGAACTATCTATTCATACGAGAGCAAAAATGGAGCGCACCTTCTGAGTTCTGACGTTATGTCGTGGTCTGAAATTGTCAGCTggtcatctgcccaagcacaacgGCGTGAGCTGGAGGGGCAACTCCGGCATGAAGGACGGCCTCTCGGACAGCACCGTCAAGAAGAGCTTGGTCGGAGGCTTCTACGACGCAGGCGACGCCATCAAGTTCAATTACCCCATGGCCTGGTCCATGACCATGCTCAGCTGGACGGTCATCGAGTACAGGGCCAAGTACGAGGCCATCGGCGAGCTCGACCATGTCAAGGAGATCATCAAGTGGGGCACCGACTACATGCTCAAGACCTTCAACTCGTCCGCCGACACcatcgaccggatcgtcgcccagGTTCGTAGAGGCTGATCATCTCGGTTGCGCCGATTTGCTTTGTCGTGTGTCCGGGAAATTGGGCACCAGATCTGCTCAATTGAGTAAAGTTTCAGCTCACTGATGTCATATGAACTTCTTGTTGCAGGTCGGCGTGGGTGACACCTCCAAAGGCCCCATGCCGAACGACCACTACTGCTGGATGAGACCAGAGGACATTGATTACAAGAGGCCTGTCATCGAGTGCCACTCTTGCTCGGATCTTGCCGCTGAAATGGCTGCCGCCCTTGCCGCAGCTTCCATAGTGTTCAAGGACAGCAAGACGTACTCTGACAAGCTCGTCCACGGTGCCAAGGCGCTGTACAAGTTCGGTAGGCTGCAGCGCGGCCGATACAGCCCCAATGGCTCTGATCAGTCGCTGTTCTACAATTCCACCAGCTACTGGGATGAGTTTGTGTGGGGCGGTGCGTGGATGTACTTCGCCACGGGGAACACATCATACCTCACCATCGCCACAGCTCCAGGGATGGCGAAGCACGCGGGAGCGTTCTGGATTGGTAGCCCAAACTATGGAGTGTTTACCTGGGATGACAAGCTTCCAGGATCTCAGGTTAGCATACTTCATACCTATGTTCAGTTAACTGGATGTGTTAGAAATACTTAGCATTTAGCACCAAAGGAATAACAAACAAGCAATATGACAGCATCTAAATGAGAAGAGAAAGAACATTAATGCTTTAAAAGGAATCAGAATATtagtagaaaatgatgatcaatgtTAATGAAGAATGATCCGACATTAAACACTTTCTACATTATGCAGGTTCTTCTCAGCAGGTTGCGGCTCTTCCTAAGTCCAGGGTATCCTTATGAAGAAATATTAAGGACATTCCACAACCAAACTGACAATGTCATGTGCTCCTATTTACcagtattcaattcattcaacttcACTAAAGGTTGGTAATGCCCTTCTTTGTTTTCCACTGCCTCTCTAAATCCACTTCCACACTGGAAAGATAAGTAACCGAATGTTTTGCAGGAGGATTGATACaactcaaccatggagggcctcaacCACTTCAGTACGTCGTCAATGCAGCATTCCTTGCCTCTTTGTATGCTGATTACCTGGACACTGCAGATACACCAGGGTGGTATTGTGGACCTAATTTCTATACCACAGATGTCCTCCGCAAGTTTGCAAAGTCACAGGTAGAGTTTTGTACTCAATACTACTGGACTAAAATAATGTATAATGTACGTTAGCAGGCATCAGTCAATTGACACTCAAAACCCTTCAATTTGCAGCTTGATTATATTCTAGGCAAGAACCCACAAAAGATGAGCTACGTCGTTGGTTTTGGAAAGAAGTACCCCAAGCGCGTTCATCACAGAGGGGCATCAATCCCTCATAACGGTGTCAAGTACGGATGCAAAGGAGGTTTTAAATGGAGGGAGTCTAAGAAAGCAAACCCTAATATCCTCGTCGGAGCAATGGTTGCTGGCCCTGACAAGCATGATGGCTTCAAAGATATCCGCACAAATTACAATTACACAGAGCCTACTCTTGCAGCAAATGCTGGCCTGGTTGCAGCATTGATTTCTCTAGCTGACATCGATACTGGAAGATACTCAATTGATAAGAACACCATCTTCTCAGCAGTTCCCCCAATGTTCCCGACACCCCCACCACCGCCATCAGCTTGGAAACCGTGAAGAGTCAGATCCCTGAACATTTCATAAGCATCAAATGGAGGGAGCAACAGATGGTTGTTTGGTATATACAGCGAAGGCCACGAACAGAAAGCAGACAACATAAGCTTACAGAGTTTCTACTTCTGTATCGGTATGACGGATCAGTATAAATCATCTGTCAGCCATGAACTGGAAGTTGTGTGCAATTTGTGAAACTAAATTTTGGGTCCTTGTTGTTATCCATATTCCGAGTTCGTGTGTGAAGTTCTTTTTGTAGAAATGCTACCTTAGTAAGTCATTTTGTTTTATAGGAGTGACTTATTCGTCACAGTAAAGAATGTGTGACCTTTATACAGCTTGTTTTGACTTGTTTGACATGCATTATACACTTCATGCGTGTGTTCACCAAATTACATTATATAGCAACGGAGAATGCAGTGACTTCTAATATAGATGCAATCCCAATGATGCCATTGCCAAAAATTACAAAGCATTAATGTAATTATGAACAGAAAACACACAATTTCACAAACAATTTACTGGCAATTCTGGTAAACTGAACATGTGTAGGCCTGGGTGAGAAAAACAAATTCCTTGTGATGAATGTATATAAAAGAAAATGCGAAATAAAATTTATGATGGTCATGCTGCAAACTACATGATCCCAGAAATGTACAGTAACAAAGGTTTTACCACTTGTAAACAACAACAGGCCAGGCTTGTTGGCTGTTGcacagcaattattcccgcatcaatTATGATTGTGAGGAGAATCTCACACAACATTTACCTTCTGCACAAATCCACTTCATCTTTGCCTCAGAACAATCCTGTGAGTTCTCATTGGTGGTGTTTTGGGCTTCAATCTCATTTTCATCAAGTGATTTTCCCCTGGGATCATCATCTACTCTCAAAGGCAATGCTCTTTCAACAAAGCTTTCTACCCAGGGCACTCCCGATCAC is drawn from Triticum dicoccoides isolate Atlit2015 ecotype Zavitan chromosome 4A, WEW_v2.0, whole genome shotgun sequence and contains these coding sequences:
- the LOC119286744 gene encoding endoglucanase 10, which codes for MFGRDPWGGTLEISNADSATDDDRSRDLDRGAMMRHQLDETQQSWLLAGPGDQAGKKKKKYVDIGCMVIDRKIFMWTIGLILGVGLFVGFVMMIVKLVPHKKPPPPPPDQYTLALHKALMFFNAQRSGHLPKHNGVSWRGNSGMKDGLSDSTVKKSLVGGFYDAGDAIKFNYPMAWSMTMLSWTVIEYRAKYEAIGELDHVKEIIKWGTDYMLKTFNSSADTIDRIVAQVGVGDTSKGPMPNDHYCWMRPEDIDYKRPVIECHSCSDLAAEMAAALAAASIVFKDSKTYSDKLVHGAKALYKFGRLQRGRYSPNGSDQSLFYNSTSYWDEFVWGGAWMYFATGNTSYLTIATAPGMAKHAGAFWIGSPNYGVFTWDDKLPGSQVLLSRLRLFLSPGYPYEEILRTFHNQTDNVMCSYLPVFNSFNFTKGGLIQLNHGGPQPLQYVVNAAFLASLYADYLDTADTPGWYCGPNFYTTDVLRKFAKSQLDYILGKNPQKMSYVVGFGKKYPKRVHHRGASIPHNGVKYGCKGGFKWRESKKANPNILVGAMVAGPDKHDGFKDIRTNYNYTEPTLAANAGLVAALISLADIDTGRYSIDKNTIFSAVPPMFPTPPPPPSAWKP